A region from the Mercenaria mercenaria strain notata chromosome 7, MADL_Memer_1, whole genome shotgun sequence genome encodes:
- the LOC123554885 gene encoding divergent protein kinase domain 2A-like, with protein sequence MKISLGKFIHFKLSCLFIFFLFVLLYISGSLYWIFTENYLGEPALVEINKCPVCYGESLCQTLLRNQIKLSNLAKVRFLDIFGSNSDRMYHATLNSPNRGNTEIVLKKLGKNHDLSDLDALICSKAKMADDCDVSSAISKLSFVKQSGQDAKFAKYLQGSSKMFYCPSTRLVSELFNKYKERSATDEVTLRDRVKIWSTAIINQEPLLLQMFPAADGWPFPEYVGACGRYVAVGNGGKQLSAFYNANWSLRADIAYQLMKIAEMLTNNKADFALYLTDVIDDNFAVDADGNVTVIDLEDVLVVDKLAVKSAKPKGWEDVHESVYAECPGKTFKSCHSFSEVHLCSHVTSDHNYYAICRYILTPHHGSLKKDPAQADGLLHDIPKNIDEDWDLEYLLNECVSPKRQRGRIQVVHKIIEALDHIRKL encoded by the exons ATGAAGATTTCTCTGGGGAAATTCATACATTTTAAACTGTCCTGCTTGTTTATATTCTTCTTATTTGTGCTTTTATATATATCTGGAAGCTTATACTGGATATTTACCGAAAATTATCTAGGGGAACCAGCACTGGTCGAAATTAATAAATGCCCCGTATGCTACGGCGAATCGCTGTGTCAGACACTGCTCAGAAATCAAATCAAGCTTTCAAATCTAGCAAAAGTGAGATTTCTTGATATATTTGGATCTAATTCGGATAGGATGTATCATGCGACCTTAAATAGCCCTAATCGAGGTAACACGGAAATCGTGCTCAAGAAGCTTGGAAAAAACCATGATCTCAGTGACTTAGACGCTCTAATTTGCTCAAAAGCCAAAATGGCCGACGACTGTGATGTATCTAGTGCcatttcaaaactttcatttgTAAAACAAAGTGGACAAGATGCAAAGTTTGCAAAATATCTACAAGGATCGTCCAAAATGTTTTACTGTCCTTCAACACGACTTGTATCTGAACTGtttaacaaatacaaagaaaGGTCTGCAACTGATGAAGTTACGCTGCGAGATCGGGTTAAGATCTGGTCAACTGCCATTATTAACCAAGAGCCACTTTTGTTGCAG ATGTTTCCGGCAGCTGATGGTTGGCCATTCCCAGAGTATGTCGGGGCCTGTGGTCGGTACGTTGCTGTTGGTAACGGAGGAAAACAATTGTCTGCATTTTACAATGCTAATTGGTCATTGAGG GCTGACATCGCATATCAGCTGATGAAAATTGCAGAAATGCTGACGAACAATAAAGCAGATTTTGCTCTCTATCTCACAGACGTAATCGACGACAATTTTGCGGTCGATGCTGATGGAAACGTGACGGTTATTGATCTCGAGGATGTACTAGTAGTTGACAAGCTGGCCGTAAAATCTG CCAAGCCCAAAGGCTGGGAAGATGTTCACGAAAGCGTGTATGCCGAGTGCCCAGGAAAAACTTTCAAATCGTGCCATTCCTTCTCAGAAGTCCATTTATGTAGTCACGTGACATCAGACCATAACTACTACGCTATCTGTCGGTACATTCTCACGCCTCATCATGGCAGCTTGAAGAAAGATCCCGCTCAAGCGGACGGACTGCTTCACGATATTCCAAAAAATATTGATGAAGACTGGGACCTTGAATATTTGCTTAATGAGTGTGTATCCCCGAAAAGACAACGAGGCAGGATACAAGTAGTTCATAAGATTATAGAAGCACTAGATCACAttagaaaattgtga
- the LOC123554887 gene encoding patched domain-containing protein 3-like: MRLNALYELVERKIGGAFARYGRFVAGHAWKIIIVTIIVNGALGIGMIRLRSNIEAENVYLPQGTQARHDVQRMKGLFPDLSGSNFNLLQLLEDGAWAKVIIKSKYGNILNRTVLEEIGDMDAAIQNITAVADDGSIIRYSDICARVKNRCAVDGELFWDPEFLAAVDSNQVTYPRFTTSATGTTNFASDLGGTIVTDDTENYLSSAEFINLDYIIRTDGGRGGRYQTLAGKWVDEFKAYMESVNSKNFEVAYSHFNSMDEELDKNIKGDITLFSITMTLMITYACVATTSSRITDQVGQRMWLGYAGVITAGLAIVSSFGLCAAVGVHFVSIVGVIPFLIMGIGIDDMFILLSGLSGAQNHKTVEDKMAATMRASGVGITITSLTDLIAFMAGAGSNFIAVRNFCIYTGAAVIFCYINNITFFAACMAINERRVQENRHYGTCRRIKTKEELTAEGKSDRYIMCCGGRPPTNRDEAESFIDKLPRWLIPKIVLKTPFKIGIIVLFMAYLAASIYGCINLKQGLVFTQLVADDSYYYKYSDWDERYFTRQTPVSFVITKTYKYSDPNTHALIEDLIISAQSNNYFDNTFEVNWLKTYKATPYYEDSSEKEFISGFLSFINDTKYAMFENDVIMDTTKSVIVTSRVYVISADMADSQAEGDMMLKSREIANTAEIECFAFSPYFVPYEQYVAILGQTLRTVGTALAAVFVVTCLFMPHPVLIIFVTLAVTMIMTGVFGFLIYLDVALSSITMIHLIMSIGFSIDFTAHICHGYMISDGKTRDLRVKQAIDKTGAPIFHGAVSSILGIIVLIGAKSYIFRTFAAVMSFVLLFGIAHALLLLPVILSWIGPGRLNASEDSEIIDDNTHTQNGTDLVKMSNGKYAVDKMA, from the exons ATGAGGTTGAATGCATTGTATGAGCTAGTAGAGCGCAAGATAGGGGGCGCCTTTGCTAGGTATGGGAGATTTGTGGCCGGGCATGCGTGGAAAATCATCATCGTCACCATCATTGTCAATGGGGCGCTTGGAATCGGGATGATAAGGCTTCGGTCTAACATAGAAGCAGAAAATGTCTATTTACCTCAAG GGACTCAGGCTCGGCATGACGTGCAAAGAATGAAAGGTTTGTTCCCCGACCTTAGTGGCTCGAACTTCAACCTGCTCCAGCTGTTAGAAGACGGGGCGTGGGCAAAGGTTATCATCAAATCCAAATATGGAAATATCCTCAATAGGACGGTACTGGAAGAGATAGGAGACATGGACGCAGCCATACAGAACATTACAGCTGTTGCTGATGATGGCTCAATTATAAGG TATTCCGACATATGTGCTAGGGTTAAAAACCGATGTGCTGTTGATGGGGAACTGTTTTGGGATCCTGAGTTTCTTGCTGCAGTGGACTCGAACCAGGTGACGTACCCCAGGTTTACAACGTCCGCGACAGGGACCACTAACTTCGCGTCCGATCTTGGAG gAACCATTGTTACGGATGATACGGAAAATTATCTGTCTAGCGCCGAGTTTATCAACCTCGACTATATCATacggacggacggcggacgaGGTGGAAGATACCAGACACTTGCAGGAAAATGG GTTGACGAGTTTAAGGCCTACATGGAGAGCGTCAATTCAAAGAATTTCGAGGTTGCCTATTCTCACTTTAATTCCATGGATGAAGAActtgacaaaaatattaaaggAGACATAACGCTATTTTCTATAACAATGACATTAATGATCACATACGCATGCGTCGCAACAACATCATCCAG AATAACAGACCAGGTTGGGCAGAGAATGTGGTTGGGTTATGCTGGTGTAATCACCGCTGGACTCGCTATAGTATCTAGTTTTGGCTTGTGTGCAGCGGTTGGTGTGCATTTTGTCAGCATCGTTGGTGTTATCCCCTTTTTGATCATGG GTATCGGGATAGATGATATGTTTATCTTATTGTCTGGATTATCAGGCGCCCAGAATCACAAAACAGTTGAGGACAAAATGGCGGCCACAATGAGAGCTTCCGGTGTAGGAATCACGATTACCTCCCTTACAGATCTTATTGCATTTATGGCTGGCGCCGGGTCCAATTTTATTGCTGTTAGAAACTTTTGCATATACACTG GTGCTGCCGTTATTTTCTGCTATATCAACAACATAACTTTCTTTGCCGCATGTATGGCAATAAATGAAAGACGGGTGCAAGAAAATCGTCATTATGGCACGTGCAGAAGAATCAAAACCAAAGAAGAATTGACTGCAGAGGGTAAATCAGACAGATACATCATGTGCTGCGGGGGAAGACCTCCAACAAATCGTGACGAGGCGGAAAGCTTCATTGACAAGCTTCCTCGGTGGCTAATTCCAAAAATTGTGTTGAAGACACCGTTTAAGATAGGAATTATTGTGTTGTTTATGGCCTATCTTGCTGCGTCGATATACGGGTGCATCAATTTGAAACAGGGACTTGTTTTTACGCAGTTAGTAGCAGATGATTCGTATTATTACAAGTATTCCGACTGGGATGAGCGGTACTTCACTCGTCAAACGCCAGTCTCTTTTGTGATAACCAAAACTTACAAATACTCGGATCCGAATACGCATGCGCTAATTGAAGATCTTATAATCAGCGCCCAATCCAATAACTATTTCGATAACACCTTCGAGGTTAATTGGTTGAAAACTTACAAAGCTACCCCATACTATGAGGACAGCAGTGAAAAGGAATTTATTTCAGGATTCTTAAGTTTTATTAACGATACAAAGTACGCCATGTTCGAAAATGATGTCATTATGGACACGACTAAGTCTGTCATTGTTACGTCACGTGTGTATGTCATTTCCGCTGACATGGCGGACAGTCAGGCGGAAGGTGATATGATGTTGAAATCGCGAGAAATTGCGAACACTGCAGAAattgaatgttttgcattttCTCCATATTTTGTACCTTACGAACAGTATGTAGCAATTTTGGGACAAACCCTAAGAACTGTCGGGACAGCTCTTGCCGCTGTATTTGTGGTCACGTGCCTATTTATGCCACATCCGGTTCTGATTATCTTTGTGACTCTTGCTGTAACAATGATTATGACGGGTGTATTCGGATTCTTGATTTATCTCGACGTGGCTTTAAGTTCTATCACAATGATTCATTTGATAATGAGCATAGGTTTCTCCATTGACTTTACGGCTCATATATGCCACGGTTACATGATATCAGATGGAAAAACTCGAGATTTGCGAGTAAAACAAGCCATTGACAAAACAGGTGCTCCCATTTTCCATGGTGCTGTGTCATCAATTCTAGGAATTATAGTTTTGATAGGTGCAAAGTCatatatttttagaacattcgCAGCTGTCATGTCGTTTGTTCTGCTTTTCGGTATTGCGCATGCGTTGTTACTCCTTCCGGTAATATTATCGTGGATTGGACCTGGAAGGTTAAACGCATCAGAAGACAGTGAGATTATTGATGATAATACACATACGCAGAATGGGACAGACCTTGTGAAAATGTCAAACGGTAAATACGCAGTTGACAAAATGGCTTAA